The Phoenix dactylifera cultivar Barhee BC4 unplaced genomic scaffold, palm_55x_up_171113_PBpolish2nd_filt_p 000333F, whole genome shotgun sequence genome window below encodes:
- the LOC120105646 gene encoding protein SCAR2-like, which produces MATAARGHGLMLRVQQLEAEFPSIEKTFFTQTNNSSFPCNDGIDWHANIQMDQNLITQGDMPRFIVDSYEECRGPPHLFTLDKFDVAGAGACFKKIF; this is translated from the exons ATGGCCACGGCTGCTAGAGGGCATGGACTGATGCTTCGTGTCCAGCAGCTAGAGGCAGAATTTCCATCAATCGAGAAGACCTTCTTCACTCAGACAAATAATTCAAGTTTCCCTTGCAATGATG GCATTGACTGGCATGCTAATATTCAAATGGATCAGAATCTAATCACGCAAGGAGATATGCCTCGTTTTATCGTGGATTCTTATGAAGAGTGTCGTGGTCCACCTCATTTATTTACACTGGACAA GTTTGATGTTGCTGGCGCCGGTGCATGTTTTAAAAAGATATTCTGA
- the LOC103696414 gene encoding patatin-like protein 2 isoform X1 — translation MSDIVQIQPPTYGNLITILSIDGGGIRGIIPAIILAFLEEQLQALDGLDARLADYFDVIAGTSTGGLVTAMLAAPNAKNRPIFAAKDIKEFYLEHCPKIFPQPWDSVAGAFEKIKLFLGPKYDGKYLHRIIKEKLGTLKLHQTLTNVVIPTFDIKKLQPTIFSSYEVKNNGLLDAHLSDICISTSAAPTYLPAHNFETKDSEGKLREFNLIDGGVAANNPALVAMGEVTKEIFKGNQDFFPIKPTDYGRFLVISIGTGTQKNEEKFDAKEARKWGILGWLLSGGSNPLIDAFTQASGDMVDIHLSVVFQALHSQSRYLRIQDDTLSGTISSVDISTKKNLNSLVKIGQEILKKPAIRTNLETGVCEPLSEETNEQALTRFAKMLSGERRLREMRSPLTKAKEEKKYYL, via the exons ATGTCTGATATAGTTCAAATCCAGCCTCCAACATATGGGAACCTGATCACTATTCTTAGCATCGATGGAGGTGGCATTAGAGGGATAATTCCCGCTATAATACTCGCCTTCTTGGAGGAACAGCTTCAG GCTCTTGATGGTTTGGATGCAAGACTAGCAGACTATTTCGATGTGATTGCAGGAACAAGCACTGGTGGCCTAGTAACTGCCATGCTAGCTGCACCAAATGCGAAGAATCGCCCAATCTTTGCAGCTAAAGATATTAAGGAATTTTACCTCGAGCATTGCCCTAAGATCTTCCCACAGCCATG GGATTCTGTTGCTGGAGCCTTTGAAAAAATCAAGCTATTCCTAGGACCCAAATATGATGGAAAGTATCTTCATCGGATTATAAAGGAAAAATTAGGAACCTTGAAGTTGCACCAGACCCTGACAAATGTGGTTATACCAACATTTGATATCAAGAAACTCCAACCAACCATCTTCTCATCCTATGAG GTGAAAAATAATGGTTTGCTGGATGCTCATTTGTCTGATATTTGCATTAGCACATCTGCTGCACCAACTTACCTTCCGGCCCACAACTTCGAAACCAAGGATTCTGAGGGAAAGCTGAGAGAGTTCAACTTAATTGATGGTGGCGTTGCAGCTAATAATCCG GCATTAGTTGCTATGGGAGAAGTAACAAAGGAGATTTTCAAAGGGAACCAAGATTTCTTTCCAATTAAGCCCACAGACTATGGCAGATTTTTAGTGATCTCAATAGGAACAGGCACACAAAAGAACGAGGAGAAGTTTGATGCTAAAGAAGCCAGGAAATGGGGAATTCTAGGTTGGTTGTTAAGTGGTGGCTCAAATCCATTAATTGACGCCTTTACTCAAGCAAGTGGGGATATGGTTGATATCCATCTATCTGTGGTCTTCCAAGCCTTGCATTCCCAATCTAGATACTTGCGCATTCAG GATGACACATTAAGCGGAACCATTTCTTCTGTCGATATCTCCACAAAGAAAAACTTGAATAGTCTCGTTAAGATCGGCCAAGAGATACTTAAAAAACCTGCTATCAGGACAAATCTTGAGACAGGCGTTTGTGAACCGCTGTCCGAAGAAACCAACGAGCAAGCTCTTACAAG ATTTGCTAAGATGCTGTCTGGAGAACGAAGGCTTCGAGAGATGAGATCACCGCTCACTAAAGctaaagaggagaaaaaatatTATCTGTAG
- the LOC103696414 gene encoding patatin-like protein 1 isoform X3, whose translation MSDIVQIQPPTYGNLITILSIDGGGIRGIIPAIILAFLEEQLQALDGLDARLADYFDVIAGTSTGGLVTAMLAAPNAKNRPIFAAKDIKEFYLEHCPKIFPQPWDSVAGAFEKIKLFLGPKYDGKYLHRIIKEKLGTLKLHQTLTNVVIPTFDIKKLQPTIFSSYEVKNNGLLDAHLSDICISTSAAPTYLPAHNFETKDSEGKLREFNLIDGGVAANNPDDTLSGTISSVDISTKKNLNSLVKIGQEILKKPAIRTNLETGVCEPLSEETNEQALTRFAKMLSGERRLREMRSPLTKAKEEKKYYL comes from the exons ATGTCTGATATAGTTCAAATCCAGCCTCCAACATATGGGAACCTGATCACTATTCTTAGCATCGATGGAGGTGGCATTAGAGGGATAATTCCCGCTATAATACTCGCCTTCTTGGAGGAACAGCTTCAG GCTCTTGATGGTTTGGATGCAAGACTAGCAGACTATTTCGATGTGATTGCAGGAACAAGCACTGGTGGCCTAGTAACTGCCATGCTAGCTGCACCAAATGCGAAGAATCGCCCAATCTTTGCAGCTAAAGATATTAAGGAATTTTACCTCGAGCATTGCCCTAAGATCTTCCCACAGCCATG GGATTCTGTTGCTGGAGCCTTTGAAAAAATCAAGCTATTCCTAGGACCCAAATATGATGGAAAGTATCTTCATCGGATTATAAAGGAAAAATTAGGAACCTTGAAGTTGCACCAGACCCTGACAAATGTGGTTATACCAACATTTGATATCAAGAAACTCCAACCAACCATCTTCTCATCCTATGAG GTGAAAAATAATGGTTTGCTGGATGCTCATTTGTCTGATATTTGCATTAGCACATCTGCTGCACCAACTTACCTTCCGGCCCACAACTTCGAAACCAAGGATTCTGAGGGAAAGCTGAGAGAGTTCAACTTAATTGATGGTGGCGTTGCAGCTAATAATCCG GATGACACATTAAGCGGAACCATTTCTTCTGTCGATATCTCCACAAAGAAAAACTTGAATAGTCTCGTTAAGATCGGCCAAGAGATACTTAAAAAACCTGCTATCAGGACAAATCTTGAGACAGGCGTTTGTGAACCGCTGTCCGAAGAAACCAACGAGCAAGCTCTTACAAG ATTTGCTAAGATGCTGTCTGGAGAACGAAGGCTTCGAGAGATGAGATCACCGCTCACTAAAGctaaagaggagaaaaaatatTATCTGTAG
- the LOC103696414 gene encoding patatin-like protein 2 isoform X2 produces MLAAPNAKNRPIFAAKDIKEFYLEHCPKIFPQPWDSVAGAFEKIKLFLGPKYDGKYLHRIIKEKLGTLKLHQTLTNVVIPTFDIKKLQPTIFSSYEVKNNGLLDAHLSDICISTSAAPTYLPAHNFETKDSEGKLREFNLIDGGVAANNPALVAMGEVTKEIFKGNQDFFPIKPTDYGRFLVISIGTGTQKNEEKFDAKEARKWGILGWLLSGGSNPLIDAFTQASGDMVDIHLSVVFQALHSQSRYLRIQDDTLSGTISSVDISTKKNLNSLVKIGQEILKKPAIRTNLETGVCEPLSEETNEQALTRFAKMLSGERRLREMRSPLTKAKEEKKYYL; encoded by the exons ATGCTAGCTGCACCAAATGCGAAGAATCGCCCAATCTTTGCAGCTAAAGATATTAAGGAATTTTACCTCGAGCATTGCCCTAAGATCTTCCCACAGCCATG GGATTCTGTTGCTGGAGCCTTTGAAAAAATCAAGCTATTCCTAGGACCCAAATATGATGGAAAGTATCTTCATCGGATTATAAAGGAAAAATTAGGAACCTTGAAGTTGCACCAGACCCTGACAAATGTGGTTATACCAACATTTGATATCAAGAAACTCCAACCAACCATCTTCTCATCCTATGAG GTGAAAAATAATGGTTTGCTGGATGCTCATTTGTCTGATATTTGCATTAGCACATCTGCTGCACCAACTTACCTTCCGGCCCACAACTTCGAAACCAAGGATTCTGAGGGAAAGCTGAGAGAGTTCAACTTAATTGATGGTGGCGTTGCAGCTAATAATCCG GCATTAGTTGCTATGGGAGAAGTAACAAAGGAGATTTTCAAAGGGAACCAAGATTTCTTTCCAATTAAGCCCACAGACTATGGCAGATTTTTAGTGATCTCAATAGGAACAGGCACACAAAAGAACGAGGAGAAGTTTGATGCTAAAGAAGCCAGGAAATGGGGAATTCTAGGTTGGTTGTTAAGTGGTGGCTCAAATCCATTAATTGACGCCTTTACTCAAGCAAGTGGGGATATGGTTGATATCCATCTATCTGTGGTCTTCCAAGCCTTGCATTCCCAATCTAGATACTTGCGCATTCAG GATGACACATTAAGCGGAACCATTTCTTCTGTCGATATCTCCACAAAGAAAAACTTGAATAGTCTCGTTAAGATCGGCCAAGAGATACTTAAAAAACCTGCTATCAGGACAAATCTTGAGACAGGCGTTTGTGAACCGCTGTCCGAAGAAACCAACGAGCAAGCTCTTACAAG ATTTGCTAAGATGCTGTCTGGAGAACGAAGGCTTCGAGAGATGAGATCACCGCTCACTAAAGctaaagaggagaaaaaatatTATCTGTAG